The genomic interval aactaaactttagatttgttttactccaatgtcaccttaggagCTCGGTAGATATCTGCTATAAACACTGCCCCAAAATTTTTTACAAATAGCGAAACAATTTACATTTCATGCCACAATGCAACAATTTTAGAATCACATACACACATTAttctttttaattaaatattagtATTACCTTACAGTACTTTACACAGTGATTCAATTCCTTGTCACAATTATTCTATAGGTTTAAGCCATTGACAGACATACATCATTAAACTACATCATTACATAGCTTACATCTCCCTAAATGTATACCAGATCTCAGAAATATCAAATATTGGAAAAGTCTTTGCTGGTATCAGATAAGACATCTTGCATTATATTCCTAACATTACTGcacaacaacacaacaaatACTATAAAGCaatggttcccaaactttttcagcgtgtggccccccttgtgtacagtgcattttttcgcggcccccccaaaagaaaatttatgacaaaaacagttttaaaatgtaatattttaattaaaattatacctagtgctgttggttagtttagttggcttattattttttaggtttaattacacagaattcatgataaatgaatgtattttataaaatgtcataaaactggggcccccctcgCACCATCTCGCGgtcccccagtttgaaaaccactgatatAAAGCACAATCATCAGTTATCAAACTACACACACAACTGTTAACAACTTTAATTTAACAGCAATATCATTTATAGTTGAAATAAAGGAGCcacaaaatgatgttttagtTCACATTAACAACTGACAGCATCTTGTCACTAACAATTATAACAGTAAACCAGGTTACTATGCAGGATAAAGAAAAAGTGGAGATGCCGGGGATTGAACCCGGggcctcatacatgcaaagcatgcgctctaccactgagctacatccccgtGTGAAGCAACACTCAAACATCAGCAATATAAAGTCTTTGTAAGATTAAGTCTTTCGTCCTACATCTGTAATTAAATAATGGCCTCGTTATTTGTATCGTATTAAAAGATGCGGACAGTTCGCGTAAATCTGTATTGTGTTTGATCAATATTATTAACTTTACATATCTGTCTAAAAACATTTTCCAGCAGCACAGATCTTTACTTCACACTTCCGCTCCGCATATAGTGACATTAACGTACACTTCCTTTCTCGAAACACAAACATCCTACCTTACCCGCCAcagtgaagccaaaacattttacacaatGTCTTGTTTTAAAGTTCACCAACGTGATGTTTTCATTTAGTGGATATCTGTTTGAGCGTCACGGGATGATGATTGACTAGAAAAACTGTGTGCACGTTTGAGCTTCACGGGTATTCAGTTATTACAGCTTATTAATGACACAATATAAGTTAGGCCTAACCACCAGCACGCGCAGGGAAACTGGACATATTGCGCTTTCTTCTGGACGAGCTGTTTTTCCTCTTGGTGTCAGTATAAGCATGACTTAAAGCGACGCAGTATTATGGATGACATTATTTCTCTCAGCTCGGGCAGCAGCGACGACGGCGGCGGTTCTGATGTTGTTTTTATAAGCACTTATCAAGAAGCCAAAGACGACGCTGTGCCGTTTATACGAGAAGAATGGCTTCCAGTTACACCTGTAAGTATCTTGCACTAAACTCTCAAGGTTTCTCTTTATGGCCGCATTTGTTTGGCCACCGAGTGTTCGTTTACATATGTAAAACCCGCGCTTTGTTTACGACGTGCGCCTGAGCAAATTTTGGCATCCAAACGATTTCAACCACGCGCGCTTTCACATACTGCAATGTCCCTGCTTTAACCGGGCGACTTTAGTGATTAACTACAAGAGACTAGTGATGTTTGAAACTAGTGCTGCTTCTGTCCGCGAGGAAAGCGCCACACGTGCTGTTTTTGACCGCTTCGCGCGAATGTCCGGTAACGTTAACGTTAGATGGTCTGACGCAGCATCTCAGGTGATATTATCTTTAGCATATTATTTACTAAGTAAACTAAGTGCAGGTTAACTAACTGCTTGTTAACATAAAACATTGGTATCAAcgtttttgtttgctttttttcaatgtttactatgagaatgtgtgtttatatgggcttgatatttatttcattaatgACAGTTCCATTACTTTACTCttgcactcttaaaaaaataaagttcataAAATGATTTCTGTTGCTGAGAGGATTCTTTGTAGTAGAAATTGTAAAGTTTCACAGCAGCAAGGGCTGTTTATgaacctttgactgaaaggTTATTTGGGGAACGAAAATGGTTCATCTGTTCTTTGACATCAGTGTGAAGAACCCTTTTTCTTTcagacatttatttttaaatgttgtgtattgtacattattttaaatatcagGTACATCATTACATGTGAATGTGCAGTTAGTAAACTGATAATgggccatttttgggtgtgtatTATACActtatctctgcactaaatgtcagtgctgtggttggatggtGCTGAtaaaggggcagtattattataataagatcccccttttgacatcacaagaggagccaaatttcaattagctattttattgggttgatctttttcacatttataggttgatagaagcactggggacccaattataacacacattaagtcagattttcatgatacgGTCCCTTTAaactatagatggtttcagcagtaacaacataaccaaacagctttcgtggaacaaacgtcACTTCCTCTAAACTTAACAATGACAGTTCCAGAGGTCAGATTAGCcgctagtcagaccattaaacaaacggAGACTAGAAATTAAGTTCCATTCAGATGCGTAATCGTAACAACGCACATGCGTTCGATAAAACTGTTTATAGTTATGGTAGTAAAATTGTTAACTTTTCGTAAGGGTTGAACGACCACCTGTTTACTGTCTCTATTGCAAAAGCCATATGGGTTTTGTTTGACCTCTATTCACTTGACTTTATCTTACTTCTCACTTTTATGTCTTTACTCATGTTCATCTCAGGTTCTCATCGATATCACCGATCAAAAGTTGACCCCTTCAATTAGAAAAGGCTCAAAGAGAAATAGCATTTCTCCAATCCTTATAGATCTAAGTGAAGTCTGTCCATCTGACGAGGATTCATCATTAATAGACAAGCACGATAAAAACTCTGCTGTGTGTCCACTAACAGGATCTCGGCGATGTGAATCTCAGACCAGTGACATTGATAAAGATGTAGTCAGTCCTGAGTGTTTCCGATCGAGCAGCGTACGGTCTGATCTCTCAGTGTCACCTCCTCAAGAAAACTCTTTGTCAGAGCCCATTATCCAAAGGACAAATTCAACTTTAGCGTCTGAACAGTCAAGCTGGGACAAGACATCCTTTGAACACTTCAGTGACATTTCAAGTAAAAACCCAAAGCCTTTTGAAAGATTGACTGAAGAATCGAAAAACTCTGTTACAGTGTCATCTGTGAACACTAAAGATGCACAGCTCTCTAAACCAGAAGCCGAGCAAAGAAAATCTCCAGAAATATGGGATGCTGGTTTTTACTCTCCTACTTATAGCCTTGATAGCCCATATTACTGTCCAAGTGAAGTAGATGCTATTTTATTCTCAGATGTATCCAGTAACACATCATGGAAGAATCAGCAGTCACCTCAGATCTTAGCGTCCGATACCGTTTCATTGAAGGAGGACGGTCAAACTACAAATAATGGTGAAAACATGGACGTAGATAAAACTTCAATAACAGAAATTCAGGCTTCGTCTCCCAGCACGGTTCCTTTGTTGGGTTTATCTCTGTCCTGTAGTCCAGGGCTTACATATGTTAAAGCAAATAGTCCCACGTCCACCGAGCTTCTTGCCAGCGACACAATGACACATTCACCTGGTCGCTCTATAAGGAGCTCACCAAGTAGCCTCAACAGCTTCCCAATCTCTCCATGTTCCTCACCATTTAAAGCAAGCATCGATGAAGGACACGAAGATGTGCTAGATAACATGGAGTCAGATCTTTCCAAAGACAACCCTCAAAACAGACAACAGATTTGTCTGGCCGAGTACAGAAAATTGATGCAGTGTATGGTTGGAACAGTTTCACATATGgtatgttttctttcttttatatttGTGCGTTTTACAAACATCAGAGCTACTTCGATAGCTGTCGTGTCCTCATATTCTTGCTGTATCTGAAACCTTGAACAAAAACCCAGTAGCTTATTTGtaacataaataaacaacaacagaagtgcttttttatttgacaGCCCAACAAAAAGTATGACAAAATATAGTCGTCAACGAAGCTTTATCATGTGATGAAAACGAGACGCATCAGGCTTGTTTGAGTTTATGCGGCACTGCGCAGTCGATCGGTGAGGTTTGCTGCTTgccgtcaagccggacacctgctgcaTGCCTGCTGTGACGTTTGTGcgtgttttcttttctttttttattgcaaATGAAGTAAATTAGATGgtgaaattttaataaaaagttgcaaccagaaacattttatattgaatattttaattTCTGCTTATACTGTATGCCCAAAAATAATGTGAAACAAGCCAACATTACAATAGAGTTTGGTATTTTCATTCTTCATTTATTACACAATACAGTATAACATTTACacacattaatgtgttttacctcttataaaaaacataaatgtataatgtttattagtggaactGAAGGTCGGATTAAACTCGAAACGCTCAGTGATCAGTGAGGTGACCAATCACGAAGAGCTCCGCCGGCTGAGGTagaaacgctctcgcggtactttaaaACCATACGTCACAGTCACGTGCCTTCAGCGCCAGCTCAAGTCGGACCATAGAAGTCGGACTGGGCGTGTTCGACTTCGTGCGGCGCCGCGGGAGCCGGcggccggatgacgtcaaagtgccgcgagagcgagacgagaTTAGACTTCTCTAATCGGTCTCGCGGTGCTTTGGCGTcgtccggctgtcggttcttgcggcgccgcatgaagtcgaacaagcctactgcctccgatcggtctgcgcagcaccgcatgaactcgaacaagcCGTTGATGCTGGTCAACATGTGACGATGAGACTATAATTGATTGTATAATGCAATACTGTTGACAAATAAAAACGAGATTAAAAGTGGtttacaaaatgaaaaatatgctAAAATGTCTCTTCATTTTCGCTAACCAAAACAAGGCGAAATGTCTCTTTTATCCATCCACTTATATCTGCGCCCCCGCCAcctgactgcagatgatcaTGTGTGTTTAATGGTGCTGCGCAGATCGATCcgctaaaaaaacattaaagtaccgcgagagcgattagaaagcatgTGGAGCAGTCTGCTCTcgcgatgctttgatatcatACGCCATCCAGTAACACACGTCAGAATTGATGGACAGCTATGACCGGGAAGACACCGCGGTCGCTCTCAAATGGACAAATCCAAAATAAAGCCCGTAcatcactttcaggtcagttcacaAGCATGTGTAAATCTATAGCTTTGACTGCTGACATCACCAAATCACCTGCGTGATTTAAATAGTATAACAATGTACACATTTATATAATGTAACTTCAGttgtttaaataatttacttacaagaaatacatttattaattcttTAAAATTGTTTGGATTTACACTGACATGTCACATTAACTTAGTTAAGCTGAAGTCCATTAACTACACCggtacagatgcagaaatataaactataatatatataaaattgctgtcaaaatacatttataaatgataacaatagtattttaataaacttttattctCACACATAGTATAGTTGTGTatgattttgttgttgttttttaactaaagggGGCACCACTGTAAAAGTCTGGTTAAGTcaatggttctcaaactgggggacGGGGCCCCCACGGGGGCCGCgaaatggtgccaggggggccccagttttatgacattttattaattaaattaattttatcatgaattctgtgcaattaatgCTATAGAAattaggctactaaccaacagcttTACTTtctataatttaatatgttttgtttaattaaaagttgagttttagaacagttttttgtcataaattttctttgggggggccacgAAGGTATGcgccatacacaaggggggccgcacgctaaaaaagtttgagaaccactgggttaAGTCACTCATTTGACCAGCAGCGGCCCTGTGTGTGCGCGCTTTGCTTTGCTTTGCTTGTTTTGATTATGTAGACTCTTTTATGACCAGTCAAGTCACTCACTAAGAGgttagaaaaataaatatcttgTAAATTCAAATCAGAGCATCTTTCATTTTGAATGGATGTATTCTTGAGTCTATAAGGTAATGTAACaaagaaaatgttgattttgtcTATACTAGGCTACTACTAGGTACTTGTATTACAGGGTAAAATTGAATTGCATTGCTAAAAAGAGGctaaaatacaatttttattgATTAAAACTAGACTAAAGTGTAACCCTAACCAACTAAAACTAGACAAAAATAGTCATGGATAATTCTAAATAAAACAAGACTACAATGCCTTTTAGtggactaaaacttgactagaCTAAAGAGTATGAACGTGACTAAcactaataaaaactaaaatgacagCTTGACACACAGACTAGACTAAAACCAAAATTAAAACAGGCTGCTAAAAGACTTTTACTCTTCCTTcattgcatgaagagaatatttTAGGTTCACAAAGTGAACATTAAAAATAGCTTGAACCAAGATAAAAACCACAGCCAAATATATTCACGAGAagtcatttactgttttaacAGCTTGCCGATGGGGAGGAAGACGAAGACTTTGGTTCTCCTGAACCGCTTTGTCGTCAGAGCCTCAGTTTGGTCAACAGCACCATTGAGGAGAATTATCCAGAAGGCACTCTTCAGCTGCTCGCCGACTTCATTCAGCCTCGATACTTCCCACCTGTGGATATCACCAAACACCTGCTCAGGGGGATTTTCTTGGACCCCCAAAGCTCGGAAGTCCTGGCCATAGAGGCCTATAACCTATTGATGAAGACGCAGAGGTAGTGTGAGCTGAGGTTTTTTGTTTCAATGAAATAACACATTCAGAGCGAAGTTTAAATCCGGCTGTGCTCATTTCCATAGTACTGTCAAAATGAAAGCAGAATTAAATGTTGGGCAAACAgaccatttatgataaatatTTCTGTTCAGATACCACCCAGCGAATACATCTACAGTCCCGTGGGATTGGCAACTGCTGACGTCGGTTATGGAGGAACATGTAGGGAGAGAACATTTTTTAATGCTTAAAATATACGAATATTCCTGAAAGTCTTTCCTTTTCATAAAAGTTTCACACTTATTGTACTTTGGATCTGTTTTAAGGATGACAGTAAGAGGTTACGGACGGAGGTTCGCTGTTTGCTGCTGCAGTACGTGCTGAAGGTTTTAGAAGATGATTTTCAGTTCAGACTTACAAAACAGTGTCTTCATCTCTCTCTCGTAAAGAAAATGCTTTCTTGTGAGCAGAGGTTCACACATGTCAAGTAAGTTACAACCAGCAATTACTAACTCATTTATAGGTAAGACCTGATTTTGTCATCATCAGTATAATGTGTTATTAGTGATATAAGTCTCTTGATTCTTGTTCTTAGGGATCTTATAAACTGGATGATGAATGCTGCTAAGGAATCAGTGAACCACAAGAAGGAGACCAACAACTATCTTAAGTATGTAACGTGGTCATTTTTTCATCATCATAGTACGTTCATTTCTAATTATTCATCGAACCGGTCATTGCAAAGTCTATTTATTTGTCATAGGATGGTTTTGTCACTTCAGAGGATGTTGACGTTGGCCCTAGAGGTGGACAAGAACCCTGAAAGCAATTCTAATAAACTTTCACAGGAACTTTTCTTAAGACTGATTCCAAGCAGACAGATAAGGTGACTAAACAAACCAACGCAAGTCCTTTCACATATTACAATTAATTTATAGCTTTGACTAAATCATCTCTAAATAAAGAGCCCTTCCACACGGAGACACGTTTAGCTCTCTATGTAAAATATATTGTATCGTATTGGCATTTTTGAAGCCTGAATTTGGGTCCCagagtggataaatctgaacaCTGCATTCTTGCAGTTTGGTGTCTACAGCCAACCTTTATATTTTGTGATAGGATGATGTCATCACCCCAGGCCTCCACCCTAGTCAGACACCGCTACATCCTGTAACGCAAACAATGACAATGGCAGACTACATGCTTGTGTTTGTGCGAGTCCATTACCTTTACTAAAACTAAATCTTCTTCTCCTTTGCTACAAGGGTTGCAATATTCTGATAATTTTTaaggctggaaactttccattGAAATTTACAGGAATTAATGGGAATAGACTGGTAATTTGAAAACAATGTCAGAAATGAGTATAACAGCGGATGGCCATGGGTCTgttgaaagcgctatataaatgcatttacgttttttctttaaaatctttgtttgtatatgatatagtttatataccttttaaaaataattccCTTAAATTCCCATACATTTTCGTTATTTCCAATCCAGTCCATAGATTaagttcccatggaaagtttccgaAAATGTACTGGAATTTTACCAGAAATGTTCCGCCTCTTTAACCCTATTTGCTACTATGATGAGCAACAAATGATTTTTAGTCAGTTTTGTTGGTTTCGGAAAATTGAGATTGTAAGAGAGAGCTCTGGCTTCGTGTGGATGTGCGTTAAGAGAGTTTTCTGTCAAGTTATAATAGCACATTATAGGCAAAAttctaattaaatttttttgtgtggtttGTTAGACTGTTATTGTTAAGCACTATAGAGAACAAACTACTGAAATCTAAATTACTGGAACGGCTGATGGAAGACGCTTGTTCTCACAGGAGCACCTGCTTCATGTCTCTGAGCTTGCTGCTACACTACTTCCACAACTCCACGCTGGCTTCAGACCCTTcagtaaaacacaaaacatcttTACTGTATTTTATAGAAGATTTGTATTGATGTTCTGTATGAGCTAAACTGATGTCATCTTCCTGCGTGTTTGCCAGGATGGAGACGAGAGATGGAGAAGCTGGAGTGAACTTCTACAACTTCTGTGGATGCTGACTCTCAGTTATGAAGAGGCAGTAACGGGTAACGCATACATTCATCAGCTAGTACACAACGCTAGCACAAACATGTAAAATACTCGAATAACCTTACCCTGCTGTCAACCTTTGTTTTCCAGGTCACCTCAACCTCCCCATCACAGAGCGTTTTGATAGGATGCGCTCTCCACTGTGGACCAGAAATGACCAGGTGACACGCTCAGCGGTGCGAGAAGCGATCGATGTCTTCCTATCTCGTGCAGTGAAAGATGTCGGTCAAAATCTTCCCACGGAAATGCGGGAGTCACTTTTCCAACTACAGGACCACATTATTGATTTCTCCAGTGTTATTCAAATAAATTGACTTTTGTAAAgatttgtttgtatattttaaatacatttgttttaaatactCGGAAATGACTTGTGTAAATGTTCATCAAGACTCGCAGAACAACACTTAATGAGTGCATTATTCAGCATCTTTAAGACATGGCACCTTTATAGAAACACATGCTTTTTGTCTTTAACAAattttaaagtcgccatgaaatggcagtagtgattgtcttattttccctgcCTGTGGTGATGTATATCTGACTAAAACTGCTtctgaaatgtaaaatcatcaTAACCTTTATTTAACTAGGAAAATCACATTGAGGTTAAAACCACTTTTACAAGTGAGACCTAGAAAGGTAGGACAGGAACCCAATCGAGAACCGATTGGATCATTGGAAGTTAGGTCATGTTGCgatttgctaatcgctgcaatcttttcccGGACCCAGCCAACCTTTTGACCGGAAGTAAATagattaggcttgttcgacttcattagtcgctgcaagaactgacaggtggatgatgtaaaaatacagaaagagtcttattttatgttttgacGGCAAGAAAAGGgaaggggaggagatttgcgtttttgatttaaagattatgagggcacatgaattgttaaaatataacacagcttacagtaagttgtgtaaaAGATACCACAATCTTCAAAAacaaatgacagattttcaatttcattgcgactttaactCTTCTGTGGGcaataatgttaaaacattcATGAATAAGACCctgaagtaaaaaaagtatatctgtttgatttgttaaaaaatctcataattaggTAACCAAAGCAGCCATCGTGACCCTCTTCAAAATAAAGGATTCCTCCAAGAGATAGATAGCATAGAATAGAGGTGCCCAAAAGTTGGCCTGCAATTTGTCCCTTCATGCCACTTAGTAATGAAAAAGtggataaatgaataaatgttttttatgtacATGCATACTTGAAGGTGTATATTGTGCATCATAAAAACTCAACAAACTCTGGTACTataggctaataataataatataatataatattataaggtaataatacTATAGGCTAATAGAGGTGGCACACAGACAAAAggacatttaaaaatgattggCAAAACAGTTacctttgaaaataaaactgcataaacagtaatgtttgcttatttatttatttaaatattagaaAGTTTTAATTTGGGAGAATAGGGcgactttaattttaatataacacagcaACATTTACTTTCTGCTCATGGCCCTCAAGTCAGGTTTGATTTTTGGCCCTCGGTAGGaaaaagtttgggcacccctggcATAGAAGAATTTTACTTCCCCCAAATAGacttcaatcaatcaatcaatcaaaagcTTCAGAACCTGTCTGTGTCTTCACTACAGCGAACCGTTTACTGGGAAGTTAAAGTTTCTTTAAGTGTGTGAATAATGTTACACATATCGAATGTACATATTGTTTAAATCACAAGCTTCTAAGTTTTCAAAACAGCTTCCCCCAGATAATAATGAAGTGTCTCAAAACCTAAAGATCTCTAGGTAGACAGCTGACTGGGATTTGAGACACGACCCGTGTGATGTGGGCACGTGGACCCTTGTTTTGGAAAGCAGCACACAATCACACAGCTCAGCTGTACAAAACCCATCCGCCATGATCGCATAGCTACACAACACAGATCCGACACCAGCGAATGAGTTCAAGTTGAGTTTCAGACACACGGCTGACTTCAGGAGTTGTAATGCTATTGGAGGTACATTTGAAACGGTATTTATACAGATTTACATCCGATCTGCACTATTGTTTCGGTTCACATGCAAGTTTGCAGTGGCTAAGCTAACGCTAGTTAACGTTAGCTTGTATCTCTTTGATGATATCCAGGAACTGATGTGAGCTCAAAGTCCAGTTTTTTACACATATGTTTAAACATAACGTACTTTAGTGAATATCATGAGTTTATTAATCAAATACACGTGTTATTAGAGAGATAAATACTTCAGCAGACTGCGCGACTGAGTTAGCAGCTAGCGTGGCTAATTCTGCTAGCAAACCAGGTTAGCTGTTTATATTTCCTGttaaatataaactttatttatctAGTACATTACACTTTAGAGATATTGTGGTTTAACATTTGTATGGTACTGACGGGTTAGTGTGGGTCATTAGTCAGTGTAGTAACTTACAGAGCTAACGTTAGTTTGTTTGTTAGCTCGCGTTTTGTGCATGCTTTAAGTTatttttcggatattttagagaGATAtgtgtttataaagtttttttgatTCGGGCTTTTAGTGTTTTTATTAGGTTtgttttagtgttttatttttcacGTTAGTTcctttaagtgtttattttcttttgaaGTAATTCCTTGTTATGTAAACTAGATTAGATATGGTTGTGTTTTAAACTTTAGTGTGCTGTCTACGTAGACAGCGTTGAAATGaagtttaaatataaaattatatcttTGTAGATGTTTTGAGAGACAGTCATGTAGGTTTATGTGTATTTACAGTCTTCACAGACAGACTCTTCAGTTTgagtgttttatatttatactgATGGGTTTGttttcttatatttatttttaaagaatagaaatatgtgttgtgttgtgttatgTGTAATATGGTTG from Misgurnus anguillicaudatus chromosome 16, ASM2758022v2, whole genome shotgun sequence carries:
- the simc1 gene encoding uncharacterized protein simc1 isoform X2, with the protein product MDDIISLSSGSSDDGGGSDVVFISTYQEAKDDAVPFIREEWLPVTPVLIDITDQKLTPSIRKGSKRNSISPILIDLSEVCPSDEDSSLIDKHDKNSAVCPLTGSRRCESQTSDIDKDVVSPECFRSSSVRSDLSVSPPQENSLSEPIIQRTNSTLASEQSSWDKTSFEHFSDISSKNPKPFERLTEESKNSVTVSSVNTKDAQLSKPEAEQRKSPEIWDAGFYSPTYSLDSPYYCPSEVDAILFSDVSSNTSWKNQQSPQILASDTVSLKEDGQTTNNGENMDVDKTSITEIQASSPSTVPLLGLSLSCSPGLTYVKANSPTSTELLASDTMTHSPGRSIRSSPSSLNSFPISPCSSPFKASIDEGHEDVLDNMESDLSKDNPQNRQQICLAEYRKLMQCMVGTVSHMLADGEEDEDFGSPEPLCRQSLSLVNSTIEENYPEGTLQLLADFIQPRYFPPVDITKHLLRGIFLDPQSSEVLAIEAYNLLMKTQRYHPANTSTVPWDWQLLTSVMEEHDDSKRLRTEVRCLLLQYVLKVLEDDFQFRLTKQCLHLSLVKKMLSCEQRFTHVKDLINWMMNAAKESVNHKKETNNYLKMVLSLQRMLTLALEVDKNPESNSNKLSQELFLRLIPSRQIRSTCFMSLSLLLHYFHNSTLASDPSDGDERWRSWSELLQLLWMLTLSYEEAVTGHLNLPITERFDRMRSPLWTRNDQVTRSAVREAIDVFLSRAVKDVGQNLPTEMRESLFQLQDHIIDFSSVIQIN
- the simc1 gene encoding uncharacterized protein simc1 isoform X1, producing MDDIISLSSGSSDDGGGSDVVFISTYQEAKDDAVPFIREEWLPVTPVLIDITDQKLTPSIRKGSKRNSISPILIDLSEVCPSDEDSSLIDKHDKNSAVCPLTGSRRCESQTSDIDKDVVSPECFRSSSVRSDLSVSPPQENSLSEPIIQRTNSTLASEQSSWDKTSFEHFSDISSKNPKPFERLTEESKNSVTVSSVNTKDAQLSKPEAEQRKSPEIWDAGFYSPTYSLDSPYYCPSEVDAILFSDVSSNTSWKNQQSPQILASDTVSLKEDGQTTNNGENMDVDKTSITEIQASSPSTVPLLGLSLSCSPGLTYVKANSPTSTELLASDTMTHSPGRSIRSSPSSLNSFPISPCSSPFKASIDEGHEDVLDNMESDLSKDNPQNRQQICLAEYRKLMQCMVGTVSHMLADGEEDEDFGSPEPLCRQSLSLVNSTIEENYPEGTLQLLADFIQPRYFPPVDITKHLLRGIFLDPQSSEVLAIEAYNLLMKTQRYHPANTSTVPWDWQLLTSVMEEHDDSKRLRTEVRCLLLQYVLKVLEDDFQFRLTKQCLHLSLVKKMLSCEQRFTHVKDLINWMMNAAKESVNHKKETNNYLKMVLSLQRMLTLALEVDKNPESNSNKLSQELFLRLIPSRQIRLLLLSTIENKLLKSKLLERLMEDACSHRSTCFMSLSLLLHYFHNSTLASDPSDGDERWRSWSELLQLLWMLTLSYEEAVTGHLNLPITERFDRMRSPLWTRNDQVTRSAVREAIDVFLSRAVKDVGQNLPTEMRESLFQLQDHIIDFSSVIQIN